A single genomic interval of Acidobacteriota bacterium harbors:
- a CDS encoding mechanosensitive ion channel family protein, producing the protein MNPLILLSAVAKAVIRAPQAVPQAAGQAAQPAAAPAVATPPLELSHLFITLAVLAAALLLGFLVQRIVGSTLHAMARRTANLWDDVLVESMRGLVVLWFLLIGLGIVLKIVPLSPYPLMLARRAAGVLGILSAAIFFTRMSRRAIYVYIDRKVHVPTSIFKNFASFVVYLLAFLIVLDYLGVSIAPLLTAMGVSGLAVALAFQDTLANLFAGMNILMARKIQPGDYIRLDTGQEGRVCDVTWRNTTILSPEDSMVIVPNSKLAAAIYTNTHLPKTEMGLFLPVAVAFDSDLALVERVTLEVAREVLADPAWAIPGFEPAIRYNAFTDLGVRFSVILRIKEYEEMYRLRHEFYKRLHDRYLKEGIGLAQPPCPLTIGKAAG; encoded by the coding sequence ATGAACCCCCTGATCCTCCTCAGCGCCGTCGCCAAGGCCGTGATCCGGGCTCCGCAGGCCGTCCCGCAAGCCGCGGGGCAAGCCGCCCAGCCGGCCGCCGCGCCCGCCGTCGCGACGCCGCCCCTCGAACTGTCGCACCTCTTCATCACGCTGGCCGTCCTGGCCGCCGCGCTCCTGCTGGGCTTCCTCGTCCAGCGGATCGTCGGCTCGACGCTCCACGCCATGGCCAGGAGGACCGCCAACCTCTGGGACGACGTCCTGGTCGAGTCGATGCGGGGGCTCGTCGTCCTGTGGTTCCTCCTCATCGGCCTGGGCATCGTCCTCAAGATCGTCCCGTTGAGCCCCTACCCGCTGATGCTGGCCCGCCGCGCGGCCGGCGTCCTGGGCATCCTGTCGGCGGCCATCTTCTTCACCCGGATGTCGCGCCGGGCCATCTACGTCTACATCGACCGCAAGGTCCACGTGCCGACCTCGATCTTCAAGAACTTCGCCTCGTTCGTCGTCTACCTCCTGGCCTTCCTCATCGTCCTCGATTATCTCGGCGTCTCCATCGCCCCGCTGCTCACGGCCATGGGCGTCAGCGGGCTGGCCGTGGCCCTGGCCTTCCAGGACACGCTGGCCAACCTCTTCGCCGGGATGAACATCCTCATGGCCCGGAAGATCCAGCCGGGCGACTACATCCGGCTCGACACCGGCCAGGAAGGCCGGGTCTGCGACGTCACCTGGCGCAACACGACCATCCTTTCCCCGGAGGACAGCATGGTCATCGTGCCCAACAGCAAGCTGGCCGCGGCCATCTACACCAACACCCACCTGCCGAAGACCGAGATGGGCCTGTTCCTGCCCGTGGCGGTGGCCTTCGACAGCGACCTGGCCCTGGTCGAGCGGGTGACGCTCGAGGTCGCCCGCGAGGTCCTGGCCGATCCCGCCTGGGCCATCCCCGGCTTCGAGCCGGCCATCCGCTACAACGCCTTCACCGACCTGGGGGTCCGCTTCTCGGTCATCCTGCGGATCAAGGAATACGAGGAGATGTACCGGCTCCGGCACGAGTTCTACAAGCGGCTCCACGACCGCTACCTCAAGGAGGGGATCGGCCTGGCCCAGCCGCCGTGCCCGCTGACGATCGGCAAAGCCGCGGGCTGA
- a CDS encoding adenosylcobalamin-dependent ribonucleoside-diphosphate reductase has translation MPLTGGFTENALKILKARYFLKDDQGELVDKSPEDLFRRVASYVAGAEKTKAGRAACAEAFFRIMADRDFLPNSPTLTGAGRGMCLSACFVLPIEDSLDAIFETVKNAALVHKEGGGTGFDFSRLRPKGSFVRRTQGVASGPISFLKVIDAATEAVKQGGTRRGANMGILRVDHPDIEAFVQMKLDGASVSNFNISVAVTDAFMAALEAGAEYDLVDPHLGAAVGRRDARKIFQLIVESAWAVGDPGLIFIDRVNAANPTAGLGPIRATNPCGEQPLHDYESCNLGSINLANFYDARAKDRFDWARFASVIRLGVRFLDDVIDVNRYPLPQIEKMTRSTRRIGLGVMGWADLLLLMKVRYDSPRALALADKVAAFLRAEASNASRDLAVERGSFPAIAQSAYRGAKMRNATVFTIAPTGTISRIAGCSSSIEPVFAFEVVSRIIDAELRDVHPLYAAWQEKNPGKPLPDYFRAAHEIAPEWHIKTQAAFQKHVDNSVSKTVNFPHEAAVEDVEKAYRLAWDLGAKGITIYRDGCRESQVLYKDGTDVLHPQGRPDSLPSVTDKIKTGFGNLYVTISFHNQKPFEVFASIGKSGYSTMADAEALGRLISTALRSGVEPEEVIAQLKGIGGSEPVFTEGGLIQSIPDAIAKVLEKHFGEVKHNAKDFYTVRCKICGALLPDEKCPVCINCGWSKCA, from the coding sequence ATGCCCTTGACCGGCGGCTTCACCGAGAACGCCCTCAAGATCCTCAAGGCCCGCTACTTCCTGAAAGACGACCAGGGCGAGCTCGTCGACAAGTCCCCCGAGGACCTCTTCCGCCGCGTCGCCTCCTACGTCGCCGGCGCCGAGAAGACCAAGGCGGGCCGCGCGGCCTGCGCCGAGGCCTTCTTCCGGATCATGGCCGACCGCGATTTCCTGCCCAATAGCCCCACCCTGACCGGCGCCGGCCGCGGCATGTGCCTCTCGGCCTGCTTCGTCCTGCCCATAGAGGACTCGCTCGACGCCATCTTCGAGACGGTCAAGAACGCGGCCCTCGTCCACAAGGAGGGCGGCGGCACCGGCTTCGACTTCAGCCGCCTCCGGCCCAAGGGCAGCTTCGTCCGCCGGACCCAGGGCGTCGCCTCCGGCCCCATCTCCTTCCTCAAGGTCATCGACGCCGCGACCGAGGCGGTCAAGCAGGGCGGCACCCGCCGCGGCGCCAACATGGGCATCCTCCGCGTCGACCACCCCGACATCGAGGCTTTCGTCCAGATGAAGCTCGACGGCGCGTCCGTCTCGAACTTCAACATCTCCGTCGCCGTCACCGACGCCTTCATGGCCGCGCTCGAGGCCGGCGCCGAGTACGACCTCGTCGATCCGCATCTCGGCGCGGCCGTCGGCCGCAGGGACGCCCGCAAGATCTTCCAGCTCATCGTCGAGTCCGCCTGGGCCGTCGGCGACCCCGGCCTGATCTTCATCGACCGCGTCAACGCCGCCAACCCGACCGCCGGGCTCGGCCCCATCCGGGCCACCAACCCCTGCGGCGAGCAGCCCCTCCACGATTACGAGTCCTGCAACCTCGGCTCGATCAACCTGGCCAACTTCTACGACGCCCGGGCGAAGGACCGCTTCGACTGGGCCCGTTTCGCCTCGGTCATCCGCCTCGGCGTCCGCTTCCTCGACGACGTCATCGACGTCAACCGCTACCCGCTGCCGCAGATCGAGAAGATGACCCGGTCGACGCGCCGCATCGGCCTCGGGGTCATGGGCTGGGCCGACCTGCTCCTGCTCATGAAGGTCCGCTACGATTCGCCCAGGGCCCTGGCCCTGGCCGACAAGGTCGCCGCCTTCCTCCGGGCCGAGGCCTCGAACGCCTCCCGCGACCTGGCCGTCGAGCGCGGCTCCTTCCCGGCCATCGCCCAGTCGGCCTACAGGGGCGCGAAGATGCGCAACGCCACGGTCTTCACCATCGCCCCGACCGGGACGATCTCGCGCATCGCCGGCTGCTCCTCGTCGATCGAGCCCGTCTTCGCCTTCGAGGTCGTCTCCCGGATCATCGACGCCGAGCTCAGGGACGTCCACCCGCTCTACGCCGCCTGGCAGGAGAAGAACCCCGGCAAGCCGCTGCCCGATTACTTCCGGGCCGCCCACGAGATCGCCCCCGAATGGCACATCAAGACCCAGGCGGCCTTCCAGAAGCACGTCGACAACTCCGTCTCCAAGACCGTCAACTTCCCCCACGAGGCCGCGGTCGAGGACGTCGAGAAAGCCTACCGCCTGGCCTGGGACCTGGGGGCCAAGGGCATCACCATCTACCGCGACGGCTGCCGCGAGAGCCAGGTCCTCTACAAGGACGGCACGGACGTCCTCCACCCCCAGGGCCGCCCCGACTCGCTGCCCTCGGTCACCGACAAGATCAAGACCGGCTTCGGCAACCTCTACGTCACCATCTCCTTCCATAACCAGAAGCCCTTCGAGGTCTTCGCCTCGATCGGCAAGAGCGGCTATTCGACGATGGCCGACGCCGAGGCCCTCGGCCGCCTCATCTCGACCGCCCTGCGCAGCGGCGTCGAGCCGGAGGAGGTCATCGCGCAGCTCAAGGGCATCGGCGGCTCCGAGCCCGTCTTCACCGAGGGCGGCCTCATCCAGTCCATCCCCGACGCCATCGCCAAGGTCCTGGAAAAGCACTTCGGCGAGGTCAAGCACAACGCCAAGGACTTCTACACCGTTCGCTGCAAGATCTGCGGCGCGCTCCTCCCCGACGAGAAGTGCCCCGTCTGCATCAATTGCGGCTGGAGCAAATGCGCATGA
- a CDS encoding gamma carbonic anhydrase family protein produces the protein MGEFGTADKLGRPEIAAGAWLAPGAVLVGRIVLGRGASVWYGCVLRSDMEGAEIEIGEDSNIQDGTVVHVDVNLSCRVGARVTVGHGAILHACTVEDDAMIAMGATVLSGAKVGRGSIVAAGAVVPEGMEIPPGVVAAGVPAKVRRETTDEDRARLDRAWRIYRALADSASGQGPEK, from the coding sequence ATGGGCGAATTCGGCACGGCGGACAAGCTCGGTAGGCCCGAGATCGCCGCGGGCGCATGGCTGGCCCCGGGGGCGGTCCTGGTCGGCCGGATCGTGCTGGGCCGCGGCGCCAGCGTCTGGTACGGCTGCGTCCTGCGCTCGGACATGGAAGGCGCTGAGATCGAGATCGGCGAGGACTCGAACATCCAGGACGGCACGGTCGTCCACGTCGATGTCAACCTGTCCTGCCGGGTCGGGGCCCGGGTCACTGTCGGCCACGGCGCCATCCTCCACGCCTGCACCGTCGAGGACGACGCCATGATCGCCATGGGGGCCACGGTCCTGTCCGGGGCCAAGGTCGGACGCGGTTCGATCGTCGCCGCCGGCGCCGTCGTCCCGGAAGGGATGGAGATCCCGCCCGGCGTCGTCGCCGCCGGCGTGCCGGCCAAGGTCCGCCGCGAGACTACGGATGAGGACCGCGCCCGCCTCGACCGCGCCTGGCGCATTTATCGAGCCCTGGCTGACTCGGCATCGGGCCAAGGACCGGAAAAATAG
- a CDS encoding HAD-IA family hydrolase produces the protein MSPIKAVIFDLDGTLLDTIEDITEASNRVYEPRGLGTFGIDEMKTLVGEGAEELVRRVFAQRGKPCPSEAALAAILKDYRREYDACWSAHSRPYAGIPEALAELARRGVRTAVLSNKSQIFTAAMVEKLLAPHRFDVVRGSRPGVPLKPDPAAALATAVELGLAPAACAFVGDTNIDMMTARAAGMLAAGALWGFRTAEELRANGADILLKDPPELLALL, from the coding sequence ATGTCCCCCATTAAAGCGGTAATATTCGACCTGGACGGGACGCTGCTCGACACGATCGAGGACATCACCGAGGCGTCCAATCGCGTCTACGAGCCCCGCGGGCTGGGCACTTTCGGCATCGACGAGATGAAAACCCTTGTCGGCGAAGGCGCCGAGGAGCTTGTCCGCCGGGTCTTCGCCCAGCGCGGCAAGCCCTGCCCCTCCGAGGCCGCCCTGGCCGCGATCCTGAAAGACTATCGGCGCGAGTACGACGCCTGCTGGAGCGCCCACAGCCGGCCATACGCGGGCATCCCGGAGGCCCTGGCCGAACTGGCCCGCCGCGGCGTCAGGACGGCCGTGCTCTCGAATAAATCCCAGATCTTCACGGCCGCGATGGTCGAGAAGCTGCTGGCCCCTCACCGCTTCGACGTCGTCCGCGGCTCCCGGCCCGGCGTGCCCCTCAAGCCCGATCCGGCGGCGGCCCTGGCCACGGCGGTCGAGCTCGGCCTCGCCCCCGCGGCCTGCGCCTTCGTCGGCGACACCAACATCGACATGATGACGGCCCGCGCCGCCGGAATGCTGGCGGCCGGCGCCCTGTGGGGCTTCCGCACCGCCGAGGAGCTCCGCGCCAATGGCGCCGACATCCTGCTCAAGGACCCGCCGGAGCTGCTCGCTCTCCTCTAG
- a CDS encoding C39 family peptidase translates to MTASRASRVIIVVIVALAALFAGFLAGRATAPARPSGAASGAAAAMAASPAALIPATLPFAAVPDVRQSTGYTCGAAALQAVLAYWGIDEREDRLAARLRTTPEAGTHPDAIIRGARELGLTADLREGLEMADLERALADGRSVIVDLQAWRDSPDAPWTETWDDGHYMVLLGMDAANLYFEDPSLLGARGVIPRAEFVDRWHDYEGEPPLDPSDRRYVHMAIFLKGRYPAPARPAAFEPVR, encoded by the coding sequence ATGACCGCCAGCCGCGCCTCCCGCGTGATCATCGTGGTCATCGTCGCGCTTGCCGCTCTCTTCGCCGGATTCCTCGCCGGCAGGGCCACAGCTCCCGCCCGGCCGTCCGGCGCCGCGTCCGGCGCCGCGGCGGCCATGGCCGCTTCCCCGGCCGCTCTTATCCCGGCCACTCTGCCCTTCGCTGCCGTCCCCGACGTCCGCCAGAGCACCGGCTATACCTGCGGCGCGGCCGCGCTCCAGGCCGTCCTCGCCTATTGGGGCATCGATGAGCGCGAGGACCGGCTGGCCGCCCGCCTGCGGACCACGCCCGAAGCCGGCACTCACCCCGACGCCATCATCCGCGGCGCCCGCGAGCTCGGCCTGACCGCCGACCTCCGCGAGGGTCTGGAGATGGCCGACCTCGAACGCGCCCTGGCCGACGGCAGGTCGGTCATCGTCGACCTCCAAGCTTGGCGCGACAGCCCGGATGCGCCCTGGACCGAGACCTGGGACGACGGCCATTACATGGTCCTGCTGGGCATGGACGCCGCGAACCTCTATTTCGAGGACCCCTCTCTCCTCGGCGCCCGCGGCGTCATCCCCCGGGCCGAATTCGTCGACCGCTGGCACGATTACGAGGGCGAGCCGCCCCTCGACCCGTCAGACCGGAGGTACGTGCACATGGCCATCTTCTTGAAGGGCCGATACCCGGCTCCGGCGCGTCCGGCCGCTTTCGAGCCTGTCCGCTGA
- a CDS encoding PilZ domain-containing protein, whose product MRENRKDKRIAEENRVTIELAGPSPADEPRLVNALTKDISLGGARIVTDRFFEVGSSLRMTLYLSKSKQIVKARADVRWNRMIEDGLYEMGVEFEHGIPTGVLVLINHLYGKGQAIPSSVQF is encoded by the coding sequence ATGCGAGAGAACAGGAAAGACAAGCGGATCGCCGAGGAGAACCGGGTGACGATCGAGCTCGCCGGTCCCTCCCCCGCCGACGAGCCGCGCCTCGTCAACGCGCTGACCAAGGACATCTCCCTCGGCGGCGCCCGGATCGTCACCGACCGGTTCTTCGAGGTCGGCTCCTCGCTCCGCATGACGCTCTACCTGTCCAAGTCCAAACAGATCGTCAAGGCCCGGGCCGACGTGCGCTGGAACCGGATGATCGAGGACGGCCTCTACGAGATGGGGGTCGAATTCGAGCACGGCATCCCGACCGGCGTCCTGGTCCTCATCAATCATCTTTACGGCAAGGGGCAGGCGATTCCCTCGTCCGTCCAGTTCTAA
- a CDS encoding glycoside hydrolase family 172 protein, whose product MKKIPVSMIGAALLALAVIIPAAAQQDKGKGFNGLGMSLSSLSRLSKAQTRSISPENFTGEKGKAAMSTDGPAKNAARDLGQGWKVSPYVTLKPKETFVMADVQGQGAIQQIWCTPAGNWRFAILRFYWDGETEPSVECPLGDFFACGWGQYAQISSLPVCVNPGSAFNCYWEMPFRKGFKITLENIADDKFTIYYQVNYALTEVPDDAAYFHAQFRRVNPVPYKDVYTIVDGVKGWGHYVGTYLAWGVHNNGWWGEGEIKFYMDGDSKFPTIAGTGTEDYFCGSYDFDAKAPDGSIQYREFTTPYTGLPQVIRGDGHYQVQQRFGLYRWHIMDPIRFEKDLKVTIQALGWMSGGRYLPLQDDIASVAFWYQAEPHARFPKLPSKDVLEII is encoded by the coding sequence ATGAAAAAGATTCCCGTTTCGATGATCGGGGCGGCGCTGCTGGCCCTGGCCGTGATCATCCCGGCCGCCGCCCAGCAGGACAAGGGCAAGGGCTTCAACGGGCTCGGCATGAGCCTGAGCAGTCTCTCGCGCCTGTCCAAGGCCCAGACCCGCTCGATCAGCCCGGAGAACTTCACCGGCGAGAAGGGCAAGGCCGCCATGTCGACCGACGGGCCGGCCAAGAACGCCGCCCGCGACCTCGGCCAGGGCTGGAAGGTCTCGCCCTACGTGACCCTCAAGCCCAAGGAGACCTTTGTCATGGCCGACGTCCAAGGCCAGGGGGCCATCCAGCAGATCTGGTGCACGCCCGCCGGCAACTGGCGCTTCGCCATCCTGCGCTTCTATTGGGACGGCGAGACCGAGCCCTCGGTCGAATGCCCGCTCGGAGACTTCTTCGCCTGCGGCTGGGGCCAGTACGCCCAGATCTCGTCGCTCCCGGTCTGCGTCAACCCGGGCAGCGCCTTCAACTGCTACTGGGAGATGCCCTTCCGCAAGGGCTTCAAGATCACGCTAGAGAACATCGCCGACGACAAGTTCACCATCTACTACCAGGTCAACTACGCGCTGACCGAGGTGCCGGACGACGCGGCCTATTTCCATGCCCAGTTCCGCCGCGTCAACCCGGTGCCGTACAAGGACGTCTACACGATCGTCGACGGCGTCAAGGGCTGGGGGCACTACGTCGGCACGTATCTCGCCTGGGGCGTCCACAACAACGGCTGGTGGGGCGAGGGCGAGATCAAGTTCTACATGGACGGGGACTCGAAGTTCCCGACCATCGCCGGCACCGGGACCGAGGACTACTTCTGCGGCTCCTACGACTTCGACGCCAAGGCCCCGGACGGGTCGATCCAGTACCGCGAGTTCACGACGCCCTACACGGGCCTGCCGCAGGTCATCCGCGGCGACGGGCACTACCAGGTCCAGCAGAGGTTCGGGCTCTACCGCTGGCACATCATGGACCCGATCCGCTTCGAGAAGGATCTCAAGGTGACCATCCAGGCTCTGGGCTGGATGTCGGGCGGCCGCTACCTGCCGCTCCAGGACGACATCGCGTCGGTGGCGTTCTGGTATCAGGCCGAGCCGCACGCCAGGTTTCCCAAGCTCCCGTCTAAGGACGTCCTGGAAATCATCTAG